Proteins co-encoded in one Candidatus Palauibacter australiensis genomic window:
- the rimI gene encoding ribosomal protein S18-alanine N-acetyltransferase, with protein sequence MADPGKPTLRIRPLVESDLGQVTAIEEACFATPWSERTFRNLLRRPDAVLLSAVYEERRVAGYAAVWFVGREAELGDLAVAPNDRRRGIGGELVDAVFKEARIRGVIRIFLEVREGNRSAQELYRSRGFEIVGRRRGYYAGPKEDALVMRRLLVR encoded by the coding sequence GTGGCGGATCCGGGTAAGCCGACGCTCAGGATCCGGCCGCTGGTCGAGTCGGATCTCGGGCAGGTCACGGCGATCGAGGAGGCTTGTTTCGCCACTCCCTGGTCGGAGCGGACGTTCAGGAACCTGCTAAGGCGCCCCGACGCGGTGCTCCTCTCCGCCGTGTACGAAGAGCGGCGCGTGGCGGGGTACGCTGCCGTGTGGTTCGTCGGGCGCGAGGCGGAACTGGGGGACCTCGCCGTGGCCCCGAACGACCGCCGGCGCGGGATCGGCGGCGAACTGGTGGACGCGGTCTTCAAGGAAGCGCGGATCCGGGGTGTCATCCGGATCTTCCTGGAGGTGCGGGAAGGGAACCGAAGCGCACAGGAGCTCTACCGAAGCCGTGGATTCGAGATCGTCGGCCGGCGTCGCGGGTATTATGCGGGCCCGAAGGAAGACGCTCTCGTCATGCGGCGGTTGCTGGTCCGTTGA
- the tsaB gene encoding tRNA (adenosine(37)-N6)-threonylcarbamoyltransferase complex dimerization subunit type 1 TsaB — MLSLALETSTGLGGIAVGRGDTLISECALAVRATHSETVLDEVERMLARARIGVDDVQRVIVGAGPGSFTGVRIAASLAKGWCHARGVPLFAYSSLRAVAASAGRERVCALFDARRGEVYGAAFDRGPLEAPVRGPAACDIDRWVAGLEDCGSWSFAGEGAIRHRATIEARGGRVLPPFLGVPRAGALLWLAERLPAGRVVDIDAWEPRYVRSSGAERQGGRRGGSG; from the coding sequence GTGCTGAGCCTGGCGCTGGAGACGAGTACGGGACTCGGCGGCATCGCGGTGGGCCGCGGAGACACCCTGATTTCCGAGTGTGCGCTGGCCGTCCGCGCGACGCACTCGGAGACCGTGCTCGACGAGGTGGAGCGCATGCTCGCGCGCGCCCGGATCGGCGTTGACGACGTTCAGCGTGTGATCGTGGGAGCGGGGCCCGGCTCCTTCACCGGCGTGCGGATCGCGGCTTCGCTGGCAAAAGGCTGGTGCCACGCGAGGGGTGTGCCGCTTTTTGCGTATTCTAGTCTTCGCGCCGTCGCCGCCTCCGCGGGGCGTGAACGCGTCTGCGCGCTGTTCGACGCCCGGCGGGGCGAAGTGTACGGAGCCGCCTTCGACCGGGGACCGCTGGAGGCTCCCGTCCGCGGGCCGGCGGCGTGCGACATCGACCGGTGGGTCGCGGGGCTGGAGGACTGCGGGTCCTGGTCCTTTGCGGGGGAAGGCGCGATCCGGCACCGGGCCACGATCGAGGCTCGCGGCGGAAGGGTGCTCCCGCCGTTTCTCGGCGTACCGCGCGCCGGCGCGCTCCTGTGGCTGGCGGAGAGGCTTCCGGCCGGCCGCGTCGTGGACATCGACGCGTGGGAACCCCGGTACGTGCGGAGTTCCGGGGCCGAACGCCAGGGCGGGCGCCGTGGCGGATCCGGGTAA
- the tsaE gene encoding tRNA (adenosine(37)-N6)-threonylcarbamoyltransferase complex ATPase subunit type 1 TsaE, with amino-acid sequence MSSTVLDEAGLERWGREVGATADREEVFVALTGPLGAGKTRFTQAACAGAGVDEAVTSPTYTLVHWYAGDRGPVGHADLYRLRDPSELLALGWEELEAHAGAVFVEWAERAGEELPMDRWEVRLEFIRGAETADGAAGCAMGALRRVTARRLGRVPPIPDPGPYAGGAESSAC; translated from the coding sequence ATGAGCAGCACCGTGCTGGACGAGGCGGGGCTCGAGCGGTGGGGGCGGGAGGTCGGCGCGACCGCGGATCGCGAGGAGGTCTTCGTCGCGCTCACCGGACCGCTCGGCGCAGGAAAGACGCGGTTCACGCAGGCGGCGTGCGCCGGAGCGGGCGTGGACGAAGCGGTGACGAGCCCGACCTACACGCTCGTCCACTGGTATGCCGGCGACCGGGGTCCGGTCGGGCACGCCGACCTGTACCGTCTCCGCGATCCGTCCGAACTCCTCGCCCTCGGGTGGGAGGAACTCGAAGCCCACGCGGGGGCGGTCTTCGTCGAGTGGGCGGAGCGGGCCGGAGAGGAGCTCCCGATGGACCGCTGGGAAGTTCGGCTCGAGTTCATCCGCGGGGCCGAGACGGCTGACGGGGCCGCCGGGTGCGCCATGGGTGCGTTGCGACGAGTGACCGCGCGCCGGCTGGGCCGCGTCCCGCCGATTCCGGATCCGGGCCCGTACGCCGGAGGGGCGGAGTCGTCCGCGTGCTGA
- the uvrB gene encoding excinuclease ABC subunit UvrB — protein MPRFDLQLPFEPMGDQPTAIRELAEGVRRGDKWQTLLGVTGSGKTVTLAAMIAEVNRPTLVMSHNKTLAAQLYGELRQFFPRNAVEYFISYYDYYQPEAYVPATDTFIEKDASINEDIDRLRLRATSALMERRDVIVVASVSAIYGLGDPVGYRELMLTLREGQEISRREILSGLVQIQYSRNDLDFVRGTFRVRGDVIEILPAYEEQGVRVEMWGDAIERISKIDPMTGVTITRLPETSIFPATHYATLGHRLEEARHAIYVELEERLMHLRQEGRLLEAQRLEQRTRFDLEMLTEVGFCPGIENYSRHLDGRAPGSRPYCLLDYFPDDYVVVVDESHVSIPQIGGMYEGDRSRKTTLVEFGFRLPSALDNRPLSFREWEDLVPRAIFVSATPGEYELRKSEGVVVEQLIRPTGLLDPEVEVRPVRGQVDDLLGEIRGRTERRERVLVTTLTKRMAEDLSEFLAVRGVRVRYMHSDIAAIDRVKILRDLRLGTFDVLVGINLLREGLDLPEVSLVAILDADKEGFLRSDRSLVQTIGRAARNLAGKAILYADKVTDSMRRAMDETARRREVQAEYNREHGIEPRSIVKSVREIRFSTAVADAREAQPAVHEREGPYEELSPEALAEAIEKDMRAAAAALDFETAARLRDELFEIRARIGDGKETRPPGLPISAGDPA, from the coding sequence ATGCCCCGCTTCGACCTCCAGCTTCCATTCGAGCCCATGGGCGACCAGCCCACCGCGATCCGCGAGTTGGCCGAGGGCGTCCGCCGCGGCGACAAGTGGCAGACACTGCTCGGCGTTACCGGCAGCGGGAAGACCGTGACGCTGGCGGCGATGATCGCGGAAGTCAATCGGCCGACGCTGGTCATGAGCCACAACAAGACGCTCGCCGCCCAGTTGTACGGAGAACTGCGGCAGTTCTTTCCCCGCAATGCCGTCGAGTATTTCATTTCCTACTACGACTACTACCAGCCCGAGGCCTATGTCCCCGCCACGGATACTTTCATAGAGAAAGATGCGTCGATCAATGAGGACATAGACCGACTGCGGCTTCGCGCCACCTCCGCCCTCATGGAACGGCGAGACGTGATCGTCGTCGCCTCCGTGTCCGCGATCTACGGGCTCGGCGATCCGGTCGGCTACCGGGAACTCATGCTCACGCTGCGCGAAGGGCAGGAGATATCCCGCCGGGAGATCCTCTCCGGACTCGTGCAGATCCAGTACTCGCGGAACGACCTCGATTTCGTGCGCGGCACGTTCCGGGTGCGGGGCGATGTGATCGAGATCCTGCCCGCGTACGAGGAGCAGGGGGTCCGGGTCGAGATGTGGGGCGACGCGATCGAACGCATCTCGAAAATCGATCCGATGACCGGCGTGACCATCACCCGCCTGCCCGAGACATCGATCTTTCCCGCCACGCACTACGCAACGCTCGGCCACCGGCTGGAGGAGGCCCGACACGCGATCTACGTGGAGCTGGAAGAACGGCTGATGCACCTGAGGCAGGAAGGCCGGCTCCTCGAAGCACAGCGCCTCGAACAGCGCACGCGGTTCGATCTCGAGATGCTGACCGAAGTGGGGTTCTGTCCGGGGATCGAGAACTACAGCCGACACCTGGACGGACGGGCGCCCGGCAGCCGTCCCTACTGTCTCCTGGACTATTTTCCGGATGACTATGTCGTGGTCGTCGATGAGTCCCATGTGTCGATCCCGCAGATCGGTGGCATGTACGAGGGGGACCGCAGTCGAAAGACGACGCTGGTCGAGTTCGGTTTCCGGCTCCCGTCCGCGCTGGACAACCGGCCGCTGTCGTTCCGGGAATGGGAAGATCTCGTGCCGCGCGCCATCTTCGTGAGCGCGACGCCGGGCGAGTACGAGTTGCGGAAGAGCGAGGGCGTGGTCGTCGAACAGTTGATTCGGCCGACCGGATTGCTGGATCCGGAAGTGGAGGTACGGCCGGTGCGCGGGCAGGTAGACGACCTGCTCGGCGAGATTCGCGGGCGGACGGAACGGCGCGAGCGCGTGCTCGTGACGACGCTCACGAAGCGGATGGCGGAAGATCTGTCCGAGTTCCTCGCGGTGCGGGGTGTGAGGGTGCGCTACATGCACTCGGACATCGCGGCGATCGACCGCGTGAAGATCCTCCGCGACCTGCGGCTGGGGACGTTCGACGTCCTCGTCGGGATCAATCTGCTGCGCGAGGGCCTCGACCTGCCGGAGGTGTCTCTGGTCGCAATCCTCGACGCGGACAAGGAGGGCTTCCTCCGTTCGGACCGGTCGCTCGTGCAGACGATCGGGCGCGCGGCCCGGAACCTCGCCGGGAAGGCGATTCTGTACGCGGACAAGGTGACGGATTCGATGCGGCGCGCGATGGATGAGACGGCGCGGCGACGGGAGGTGCAGGCCGAATACAACCGGGAGCACGGGATCGAGCCGCGGTCGATCGTGAAGTCGGTGAGGGAGATCCGGTTCTCGACCGCCGTGGCCGATGCGCGGGAGGCGCAGCCGGCCGTGCACGAGCGGGAAGGCCCTTACGAGGAACTGTCGCCGGAGGCCCTGGCCGAGGCGATCGAGAAGGACATGCGCGCCGCGGCGGCCGCGCTCGACTTCGAGACGGCGGCCCGGCTGCGGGACGAACTGTTCGAGATCCGTGCGCGGATCGGCGACGGGAAGGAAACGCGACCGCCGGGGTTGCCGATCTCCGCCGGGGATCCGGCATGA